In one window of Musa acuminata AAA Group cultivar baxijiao chromosome BXJ3-2, Cavendish_Baxijiao_AAA, whole genome shotgun sequence DNA:
- the LOC103974839 gene encoding flavin-containing monooxygenase FMO GS-OX-like 4 — protein MVASLAAALPAVSRVAVIGAGAAGLVAARELRREGLRVVVFERDAAIGGTWVYTPATESDPLGLDPGRDIVLSSLYESLRTNLPRECMGFLDFPFSSRRVPDGGDARRFPGHREVLRYLQDFARDFDLCGLIRFRREVERVERDHDGRWQVDSRSVDEAGGDGGDESEVFDGVVVCNGHFTEPRIAEIPGIDVWPGKQLHSHNYRVPEPFTDQVVLIIGSAASAVDISRDIVRYAKEVHISNRSLPDEPPRKQLGHDNMWLHSMIASTHSDGTVVFRDGSSVQVDVIIHCTGYNYHFPFLKTNGIITVDDNCVDPLYKHVFPPSHAPSLAFIGIPWKVAPFLMFELQSKWVAGVLSGRLALPTKEEMLEDVKAWYSELESAGWPKRYTHNMSNKQFEYHDWLAKQCELPPVVEWRNLMYEAAGKNREARPESYRDEWDDDHLISQAEEDFTKFLCHSSISSIY, from the exons ATGGTCGCCTCCCTCGCTGCCGCGCTGCCGGCTGTCAGCCGCGTGGCCGTCATAGGCGCCGGAGCCGCCGGCCTCGTCGCCGCGCGCGAGCTCCGCCGCGAGGGCCTCCGCGTCGTCGTCTTCGAGCGCGACGCCGCCATCGGGGGCACCTGGGTATACACCCCCGCCACCGAGTCCGACCCCTTGGGCCTCGACCCCGGCCGCGACATCGTCCTGAGCAGCCTCTACGAATCGCTCCGCACCAACCTCCCCCGCGAGTGCATGGGCTTCCTCGACTTCCCCTTCTCCTCCCGCCGCGTCCCCGATGGCGGCGACGCCCGGCGGTTCCCTGGACACCGCGAGGTGCTCCGATACCTCCAGGATTTTGCTAGGGATTTCGACCTCTGCGGGCTAATCCGGTTCCGCAGGGAGGTGGAGAGGGTGGAGAGGGATCATGATGGGAGGTGGCAAGTAGATTCGAGGAGCGTTGACGAAGCGGGTGGCGATGGGGGCGACGAAAGTGAGGTCTTTGATGGCGTGGTTGTTTGCAATGGTCACTTCACCGAGCCGCGTATCGCGGAGATTCCCG GCATCGATGTGTGGCCTGGGAAGCAATTGCACAGCCACAATTATCGTGTCCCTGAGCCATTTACTGATCAA GTGGTGTTGATAATTGGGAGTGCTGCTAGTGCTGTTGACATTTCAAGGGATATTGTTAGATATGCTAAAGAAGTTCATATTTCAAATAGATCCCTGCCTGATGAACCTCCTAGAAAGCAGCTTGGCCATGACAACATGTGGCTCCATTCTATG ATTGCAAGCACCCATAGTGATGGCACTGTGGTATTTCGAGATGGGAGCTCTGTCCAAGTTGATGTCATTATACACTGTACGGG GTACAATTATCATTTTCCATTTCTTAAAACAAATGGTATCATCACCGTCGATGATAACTGTGTCGACCCGCTATATAAGCACGTTTTCCCACCATCACATGCTCCAAGCCTCGCTTTCATTGGAATACCTTGGAAG GTAGCTCCTTTCCTGATGTTTGAGCTTCAAAGCAAGTGGGTAGCAGGCGTTCTATCAGGGCGACTCGCACTTCCAACCAAAGAGGAAATGTTGGAAGATGTCAAAGCCTGGTACTCGGAACTCGAATCTGCTGGATGGCCCAAGAGATACACTCATAACATGTCAAACAAACAG TTTGAGTATCATGATTGGCTTGCGAAGCAATGTGAGTTGCCTCCTGTGGTAGAATGGAGGAACCTGATGTATGAAGCAGCGGGGAAGAACAGAGAAGCCCGCCCAGAGAGCTATCGTGATGAATGGGACGACGACCATTTAATTTCACAAGCAGAGGAAGATTTTACAAAGTTCTTATGTCATTCATCTATAAGTTCTATATATTAA